The following coding sequences are from one Triticum aestivum cultivar Chinese Spring chromosome 5A, IWGSC CS RefSeq v2.1, whole genome shotgun sequence window:
- the LOC123104690 gene encoding auxin-responsive protein SAUR36, with product MAGAKRLAQLANKWRVEALGRKRLTMSTKEDQDCCSSIPAKGHCVMYTADGRRFEVPLEYLSTMVFGELLRMSQEEFGFASDGKITLPCDAGVMEYVMSLLRRNATAGVEGTLLSSMVTSCHYTGHMMPTVGASQQICCL from the coding sequence ATGGCCGGTGCCAAAAGACTTGCGCAATTGGCAAATAAGTGGAGGGTTGAAGCACTTGGGAGGAAGAGGCTCACAATGTCAACCAAAGAAGACCAAGACTGCTGCAGTTCTATACCGGCCAAGGGCCACTGTGTCATGTACACAGCCGATGGGAGGCGTTTCGAGGTCCCGTTGGAGTACCTCAGCACGATGGTCTTCGGCGAGCTCCTAAGGATGTCTCAGGAGGAATTTGGCTTTGCAAGCGATGGGAAGATCACACTGCCTTGTGATGCCGGGGTGATGGAGTATGTCATGTCCCTGCTTAGGAGAAACGCCACtgccggcgtcgagggtacattgCTGAGCTCTATGGTGACATCTTGCCACTACACTGGCCATATGATGCCTACTGTTGGAGCTAGTCAACAAATTTGTTGTTTGTAG
- the LOC123104686 gene encoding auxin-responsive protein SAUR36-like: protein MAPPKPQHCTYPTHCIPSQSTVSAPALPLDYKSMAKCSPNTTTSSTDKRHSSLELAEQFLQFPETQETTMMSAKNLAQLAKKWQRVVAMGRKRLTSSTSGEETGGPCGTSCSPVAGKGHFVVYTTDGARFEVPLAFLGTTVFDELLRMSQEEFGFTGVDGGRITLPCDASMMEYAMCLLRRNASSEMEAAFLNTMAMPCHYHAEPHLGVSQHYGVCSS from the coding sequence ATGGCACCTCCAAAACCGCAGCACTGCACGTACCCTACCCATTGCATACCATCACAGTCCACCGTGTCGGCGCCAGCTTTACCCTTGGACTATAAATCCATGGCTAAATGCTCTCCTAACACCACCACTTCATCCACAGACAAAAGGCATTCCAGCCTTGAACTAGCAGAACAATTTCTCCAGTTTCCAGAAACACAAGAAACTACCATGATGAGTGCCAAGAACCTCGCTCAGCTGGCCAAGAAGTGGCAGAGGGTGGTGGCTATGGGGAGGAAGAGGCTCACCTCATCAACATCAGGGGAGGAAACCGGAGGGCCGTGTGGCACGTCGTGCTCGCCTGTGGCTGGCAAGGGCCACTTCGTCGTGTACACTACCGACGGTGCAAGGTTCGAGGTGCCACTTGCGTTCCTTGGCACGACCGTCTTCGACGAGCTCCTGAGGATGtcccaagaggagttcggcttcaCAGGCGTTGATGGTGGCAGAATCACGCTGCCCTGTGACGCATCAATGATGGAGTACGCCATGTGCTTGCTCAGGAGAAATGCGTCCTCAGAGATGGAGGCTGCATTCCTCAACACCATGGCGATGCCATGCCACTATCATGCGGAGCCACATCTCGGAGTTAGCCAGCATTATGGTGTCTGCAGCTCCTGA